A genomic window from Candidatus Kouleothrix ribensis includes:
- a CDS encoding RHS repeat-associated core domain-containing protein, translating to MPAPHTQARTVGGQAYSYDANGNLLSGGRSFTWDPENRPSQIVSGTVTETYAYDADGERISRTSAGTTTIYLQGSWEETTTGAVKRYYLLDQEVVAVRDSAAGNAVSYLHGDHLGSLSVASDAAANGTPQTFTPWGTIKRGGISVTSLNFTGQRLDSGTGLLYYHARYYDPVLGRFLSPDSLIPNARDPQDFNRYSYAKNNPLRYTDPTGHCVWDACVLEAAAVVIAISEGGAMALGTAAIGAGTAASYAAAGGGTAYTTDAAGAIIPDTASAASDQPDAGAEEEQAPSGPTEPYNRKKHYGNTPTKADREAVGGSPDHNPPLVKPGVLQICASARGVVG from the coding sequence ATGCCAGCGCCGCACACTCAGGCGCGCACGGTCGGTGGGCAGGCCTACAGCTACGACGCCAACGGTAATCTGCTCAGCGGCGGGCGCAGCTTCACCTGGGATCCCGAGAACCGGCCAAGCCAGATCGTCAGCGGCACGGTGACCGAGACCTACGCCTACGACGCCGACGGCGAGCGGATCAGCCGCACCAGCGCTGGCACGACGACTATCTACCTCCAGGGGTCGTGGGAAGAGACCACAACCGGCGCCGTCAAACGGTACTACCTGCTGGATCAGGAGGTGGTGGCGGTACGCGACAGCGCCGCCGGCAATGCGGTGAGCTACTTGCATGGCGATCACCTGGGCAGCCTCAGCGTTGCCTCCGACGCGGCAGCGAACGGCACGCCACAAACGTTCACCCCCTGGGGCACGATCAAGCGCGGTGGCATCAGCGTCACGAGCTTGAACTTTACCGGCCAGCGCCTCGACAGCGGCACCGGGCTGCTGTACTATCATGCGCGGTATTATGATCCGGTGCTGGGGCGGTTCCTCTCGCCGGATAGTCTCATTCCCAACGCCCGCGATCCCCAGGATTTTAATCGCTACAGCTATGCCAAGAACAACCCGCTGCGGTATACTGACCCGACCGGGCATTGCGTGTGGGATGCGTGTGTCCTTGAAGCCGCCGCCGTGGTCATCGCCATCAGCGAGGGGGGCGCGATGGCACTCGGCACAGCGGCGATCGGCGCGGGCACGGCGGCGTCGTATGCGGCGGCAGGCGGAGGAACGGCGTATACGACCGATGCGGCGGGGGCGATTATTCCCGATACGGCCAGCGCTGCGTCGGATCAGCCAGATGCGGGGGCCGAGGAAGAACAAGCACCTTCTGGGCCGACTGAGCCTTATAATCGGAAAAAGCATTATGGCAATACCCCAACCAAGGCAGATCGCGAAGCCGTCGGTGGCTCTCCAGATCATAATCCTCCTTTGGTTAAACCTGGAGTTTTGCAGATTTGCGCGAGCGCACGGGGAGTCGTAGGATAG
- a CDS encoding tetratricopeptide repeat protein, whose amino-acid sequence MASMSLQAAYDQARQSLETSDLDRTIGLAQHILDQYPDNLEAYRILGEAYLANRQLDRAQESFERVLRSDPENIPAHVGLGITSERQGQIERAIAEFEQALEIKPDMTEIRSQLLRLYSENWGSENAQLRLSRAGLARLYAKGHMLPQAVAEFRQVIADQPQRFDAKVALAETLWRDTQEEEAIDLCRDILAERPESLKANLLIGYLLMSSGRSEGERYWETARRMDPYQSVASSLFDPLPQVVGDEPALEEWDEAAWRSRRATEQQEPLAATRPMEAVTPVGTPAEPAAVFSSSWLDDLTAAPPARPAAAPPPPEPNPETDDFLASLLSLDHIGEVPPSASADQIQPFSFNDIEAGQPAPTPAAEPDTTPFSLADLGLSDDEIAAFSAPAAEAAPAAEAAPAAEAAPAAEPAPAPAAEPDMTPFSLADLGLSDDEIAAFGAPAAEAAPAPAAEAAPAAEPAPAPAAEPAPAPAAEPDMTPFSLADLGLSDDEIAAFGAPAAEAAPAPAAEVAPAPAAEAAEPDMTPFSLADLGLSDDEIAAFGTPAAEAAPAAEAAPAAEAAEPDMTPFSLADLGLSDDEIAAFGAPAAEAAPAPAPAAEEQPDLTPFSLNDLGLSDDEIAGLESLQGSAPAKAPRDTGADDEPQLSPFSLSDLGISDDEIAGLESLQQPSRTTAPRAPAPSAPASTSDDDLPADLQPFSIDELDLNVNDDTARNLGGLPPSLQPFSLEDTPPPPPRVSAFAAPDTFEPTGDLDEEDTGSEPRGFSWQQASQKPEPGFVKSMAEPPAEVDTSIFSKLKQKHASSELPPPPPLPDVSLEPDEHLGLFSMDDVPLRDDADMPAALAPEAPPAPAPAAPEIENLQDALASGQVQPFSLADLGLSADEIAAIGGTAAPEPPPAPAPAAPEIENLQDALASGQVQPFSLADLGLSADEIAAIGGTAAPEAPPAPAPAAPEIENLQDALASGQVQPFSLADLGLSADEIAAIGGTGEASPPQALETTGAESADFAAAPLSEADLADTEATTAAEDDEAATADDLAPFSLDDLGLSDDEISSLELDDAAADQNGEVGLRLTEEELEGLDGGDLHWSTTTPEHVAPPPPADPNMMVISGDLVIDRLIALGREQGFIDIADIIANVEDPEAEADRIEEIGQRLHEANIEIRDGDEVIDMEAEYTEADEAYDQPDDLPAPARSAPRDLDLLADDAGATAGEMPVADEPDMTPFSLADLGLSEDEINALGLGDAAPAKPAPVADEPDMTPFSLGELGLSGAEINALGLGEPPAETTQDEPAEDVSAADEPDMTPFSLGELGLTDDEIATLGAPAEPAPAAAPAEEPPVIAEPDLTPFSLSELGLTEVEIAALGLGEPPAPAAPAAEPVAEPAVADEPDMTPFSLGELGLTDDEIATLGLGGPPAQAEPAAAAEPAAAPAAEPVAEPAVADEPDMTPFSLGELGLTDDEIATLGLGEPPAQAEPPAAAEPVAAPAAELPAEPTAEPPTEPVAESPKAEPPVHAVEPPAAAAQPVTTGNDVLDAFLRQLDADPENDVLRLSVARVVSQIGMVDLAAKQYRHLVRHNRQLDSVVGELQDLIANNDDQHLLQTLHRVLGDAYSKQGRLREAIEEYSWTLGGPRGAR is encoded by the coding sequence ATGGCAAGCATGAGCCTGCAAGCGGCCTACGACCAAGCTCGGCAGTCGCTCGAAACCAGTGATCTCGATCGCACGATCGGGTTAGCCCAACATATCCTCGATCAATACCCCGATAATCTCGAGGCCTATCGCATCCTGGGCGAGGCCTACCTGGCGAACCGGCAGCTCGACCGCGCGCAAGAGTCGTTCGAGCGCGTGCTGCGCTCGGATCCCGAGAATATTCCTGCGCATGTTGGCTTGGGTATCACTTCCGAGCGCCAGGGGCAGATCGAGCGGGCGATCGCCGAGTTCGAGCAGGCGCTCGAGATCAAGCCCGATATGACCGAGATCCGCAGCCAGCTGCTGCGCCTGTATAGCGAGAACTGGGGTAGCGAAAATGCCCAGCTGCGCCTTAGCCGCGCCGGCCTGGCACGCCTGTATGCCAAGGGCCATATGCTGCCGCAGGCGGTGGCCGAGTTCCGCCAGGTGATTGCCGATCAGCCCCAGCGCTTCGATGCCAAGGTCGCCCTGGCCGAGACGCTCTGGCGCGATACCCAGGAAGAGGAGGCGATCGACCTCTGCCGCGATATCCTGGCCGAGCGCCCCGAGTCGCTCAAGGCCAACCTGCTGATCGGTTACTTGCTGATGTCTTCGGGCCGGTCTGAAGGCGAACGCTACTGGGAGACGGCCAGGCGCATGGATCCCTATCAGAGCGTCGCAAGTTCGCTGTTCGACCCGCTGCCGCAGGTGGTGGGTGACGAGCCGGCGCTTGAGGAGTGGGATGAGGCTGCCTGGCGCAGCCGCCGCGCTACCGAGCAGCAGGAGCCGCTGGCTGCTACCCGCCCGATGGAGGCCGTGACGCCGGTTGGCACGCCGGCCGAACCTGCGGCGGTGTTTTCGTCGTCGTGGCTCGACGACCTGACGGCTGCGCCACCGGCCCGGCCGGCAGCTGCGCCCCCACCCCCCGAGCCTAACCCCGAAACCGACGATTTTCTGGCCAGCTTGCTTTCGCTCGATCATATCGGCGAGGTGCCGCCGTCCGCCAGCGCTGATCAAATTCAGCCGTTCTCGTTTAACGATATCGAAGCCGGCCAGCCGGCGCCCACGCCCGCCGCTGAGCCGGATACAACGCCCTTCTCACTGGCCGACCTGGGCCTCTCCGACGACGAGATTGCCGCGTTCAGCGCGCCGGCCGCCGAGGCCGCGCCTGCTGCTGAGGCTGCACCCGCCGCCGAGGCCGCGCCTGCCGCTGAGCCTGCGCCGGCACCCGCCGCTGAGCCGGATATGACGCCCTTCTCACTGGCCGACCTGGGCCTCTCCGATGATGAGATTGCCGCGTTTGGTGCGCCTGCCGCCGAGGCCGCACCCGCACCGGCTGCCGAGGCTGCACCGGCCGCTGAGCCTGCGCCGGCACCCGCCGCTGAGCCTGCGCCGGCACCGGCCGCTGAGCCGGATATGACGCCCTTCTCACTGGCCGACCTGGGCCTCTCCGACGATGAGATTGCCGCGTTTGGTGCACCTGCCGCCGAGGCCGCACCCGCACCGGCTGCTGAGGTCGCGCCCGCGCCCGCCGCCGAGGCCGCTGAGCCGGATATGACACCCTTCTCGCTGGCCGACCTGGGTCTCTCCGACGATGAGATTGCCGCGTTTGGTACGCCGGCCGCCGAGGCCGCACCCGCCGCTGAGGCTGCACCCGCCGCCGAGGCGGCTGAGCCGGATATGACACCCTTCTCGCTGGCCGACCTGGGTCTCTCCGACGATGAGATTGCCGCGTTTGGCGCGCCGGCCGCCGAGGCTGCACCCGCGCCGGCGCCGGCCGCTGAAGAGCAGCCCGACCTGACACCATTCTCGCTGAATGACCTGGGCTTGTCCGACGACGAGATCGCTGGCCTCGAGAGCCTGCAAGGCAGCGCGCCGGCCAAAGCGCCGCGTGATACCGGCGCCGACGACGAGCCGCAACTGTCGCCCTTCTCGCTGAGCGATCTCGGCATCTCCGACGACGAGATCGCCGGCCTCGAGAGCCTGCAGCAGCCCAGCCGTACCACCGCACCACGCGCGCCGGCGCCGAGCGCGCCGGCCAGCACGTCGGATGATGATCTGCCGGCCGATCTCCAGCCGTTCTCGATCGACGAGCTCGATCTCAATGTCAACGACGACACTGCCCGTAACCTGGGCGGGCTGCCACCTTCGCTCCAGCCGTTCTCGCTGGAAGACACGCCACCGCCGCCACCGCGCGTCTCGGCGTTCGCAGCCCCCGACACATTTGAGCCAACTGGCGATCTCGATGAGGAAGATACCGGCAGCGAACCGCGCGGGTTCAGCTGGCAGCAGGCTTCGCAGAAACCTGAACCAGGCTTCGTAAAGTCGATGGCCGAGCCACCTGCCGAGGTCGATACGTCGATCTTCTCGAAGCTGAAGCAGAAACACGCCAGCAGCGAACTGCCGCCGCCACCGCCCTTGCCTGATGTGTCGCTCGAGCCAGATGAGCACCTCGGCCTGTTCTCAATGGACGATGTGCCGCTGCGCGATGATGCCGATATGCCGGCCGCACTTGCACCTGAGGCGCCGCCTGCGCCTGCGCCGGCCGCACCCGAGATCGAGAACCTGCAAGATGCGCTGGCCAGCGGCCAGGTTCAGCCCTTCTCGCTGGCCGACCTGGGCCTCTCTGCCGATGAGATTGCCGCGATCGGTGGCACTGCCGCGCCCGAGCCGCCGCCTGCGCCTGCGCCGGCCGCACCCGAGATCGAGAACCTGCAAGACGCGCTGGCCAGCGGCCAGGTTCAGCCCTTCTCACTGGCCGACCTGGGCCTCTCCGCCGATGAGATTGCCGCGATCGGCGGCACTGCCGCGCCCGAGGCGCCGCCTGCGCCTGCGCCGGCCGCACCCGAGATCGAGAACCTGCAAGACGCGCTGGCCAGCGGCCAGGTTCAGCCCTTCTCGCTGGCCGACCTGGGCCTCTCCGCCGATGAGATTGCCGCGATCGGCGGCACTGGCGAGGCCAGCCCACCCCAGGCGCTAGAAACCACTGGCGCCGAGTCGGCTGACTTCGCGGCCGCGCCGCTGTCCGAGGCCGATCTGGCCGATACCGAGGCCACAACTGCAGCCGAAGACGACGAGGCGGCGACAGCAGATGACCTGGCACCTTTCTCGCTAGACGACCTCGGCCTGAGCGACGACGAGATTAGCTCGCTAGAGCTGGACGACGCAGCTGCCGATCAGAATGGCGAAGTTGGCCTGCGGCTGACGGAGGAAGAGCTCGAAGGCCTCGACGGCGGTGATCTACACTGGTCGACCACCACGCCTGAGCATGTGGCTCCGCCCCCGCCCGCCGATCCGAATATGATGGTAATCAGCGGCGATCTCGTGATCGATCGCCTGATCGCGCTTGGCCGCGAGCAGGGCTTTATCGATATTGCCGATATCATCGCGAATGTTGAAGACCCCGAGGCCGAGGCGGATCGGATCGAAGAGATCGGCCAGCGGCTGCACGAGGCCAATATCGAGATCCGCGATGGCGATGAAGTGATCGATATGGAGGCCGAGTATACCGAGGCGGATGAGGCATACGATCAGCCCGACGATCTGCCCGCGCCGGCACGCTCCGCACCCCGCGATCTCGACCTGCTGGCCGACGATGCCGGTGCAACTGCCGGCGAGATGCCGGTGGCCGATGAGCCGGATATGACGCCCTTCTCACTCGCCGATCTGGGTTTGTCGGAGGATGAGATCAATGCCCTCGGCCTGGGTGATGCTGCCCCGGCCAAACCAGCGCCAGTGGCCGACGAGCCGGATATGACGCCCTTCTCGCTGGGCGAGCTAGGGTTATCTGGGGCCGAGATTAATGCCCTGGGCCTGGGCGAGCCACCGGCTGAGACTACACAGGATGAGCCGGCTGAGGACGTGTCGGCGGCCGACGAGCCAGATATGACGCCCTTCTCGCTGGGCGAGCTGGGCCTGACCGACGACGAGATCGCTACCCTGGGGGCGCCTGCCGAGCCTGCGCCCGCAGCCGCGCCGGCCGAGGAGCCGCCGGTGATCGCTGAGCCCGACCTGACGCCCTTCTCGCTGAGTGAGCTGGGCCTGACCGAGGTCGAGATTGCGGCGCTGGGCCTGGGCGAACCACCCGCGCCGGCCGCGCCGGCAGCCGAGCCTGTAGCTGAGCCGGCGGTAGCCGACGAGCCGGATATGACGCCCTTCTCGCTGGGCGAGCTGGGCCTGACCGACGACGAGATCGCCACGCTAGGCCTCGGCGGGCCGCCGGCCCAGGCCGAACCGGCAGCCGCAGCCGAGCCAGCCGCCGCGCCGGCAGCCGAGCCTGTAGCTGAGCCGGCGGTAGCCGACGAGCCGGATATGACACCCTTCTCGCTGGGCGAGCTGGGCCTGACCGACGACGAGATCGCCACGCTGGGCCTGGGCGAGCCGCCAGCCCAGGCCGAACCGCCAGCTGCAGCCGAGCCAGTCGCCGCGCCGGCAGCCGAGCTGCCAGCTGAACCGACAGCCGAGCCGCCAACTGAACCCGTGGCCGAATCGCCAAAGGCCGAGCCACCGGTACATGCTGTAGAGCCGCCGGCTGCGGCAGCACAGCCGGTAACAACCGGCAACGACGTGCTCGACGCATTCTTACGGCAGCTCGACGCTGACCCCGAGAACGATGTGCTACGCCTCTCGGTAGCGCGGGTCGTCAGCCAAATCGGCATGGTCGATCTGGCTGCAAAGCAATACCGGCACCTGGTGCGGCACAACCGCCAGCTCGACAGTGTGGTTGGCGAGTTACAGGATCTGATCGCTAACAACGACGATCAGCACCTGCTACAGACGCTGCATCGCGTACTGGGCGACGCCTACTCGAAACAGGGGCGCCTGCGCGAAGCAATTGAAGAATATAGCTGGACACTTGGCGGGCCACGCGGCGCACGCTAA
- a CDS encoding HAD hydrolase-like protein, producing the protein MAYFQVIAFDADDTLWHNERLYSQAQARFKQLLAHYHGPEWIDQRLYQTEMRNLQHFGYGIKAFALSMIETAVELTEGRISGGDIQVLIDLAKTMLAADVELLAHVAETIAQLATRYTLMMMTKGDLRDQELKVVRSGLAQHFSHIEIVSDKSLQSYRRLLQRHAITPERFLMVGNSLRSDILPVLELGASAVYVPHDLTWAHEVAEPPPADRPGFHQIDHLGLLPGLLEQLEHQAPPQISP; encoded by the coding sequence ATGGCATATTTCCAGGTGATTGCGTTCGACGCCGATGATACGCTCTGGCACAACGAGCGCCTGTACTCCCAGGCGCAGGCCCGGTTCAAGCAGCTGCTGGCCCATTATCACGGCCCTGAGTGGATCGATCAGCGCCTGTACCAGACGGAGATGCGCAACCTTCAGCACTTCGGCTACGGCATCAAGGCCTTCGCACTCTCGATGATCGAGACCGCCGTCGAGCTGACCGAGGGGCGTATCTCAGGCGGCGATATCCAGGTGCTGATCGATCTGGCGAAAACTATGCTCGCGGCCGATGTCGAGCTGCTCGCGCATGTGGCCGAGACGATCGCCCAGCTGGCGACGCGCTATACGCTGATGATGATGACCAAGGGCGACCTGCGCGACCAGGAGCTAAAGGTCGTGCGCTCGGGGCTGGCTCAGCACTTTAGCCATATCGAGATCGTGAGCGATAAGAGCCTGCAGAGCTATCGCCGGCTCTTACAGCGCCACGCGATCACGCCAGAACGGTTCCTCATGGTTGGGAACTCGCTGCGCTCCGACATCCTGCCGGTGCTCGAGCTTGGGGCCAGCGCAGTATACGTGCCGCACGATCTCACCTGGGCCCACGAGGTTGCCGAGCCGCCGCCGGCCGATCGGCCAGGCTTCCACCAGATTGATCACCTCGGCTTGCTGCCAGGCCTGCTCGAGCAGCTCGAGCACCAGGCGCCCCCGCAAATCTCCCCATAG
- a CDS encoding phosphoesterase, whose product MKTPTVLFVALIVVLIGILAAFGAGVAGVAPNPATAANPAEAVPAFKHVFVLVLENHAYSQVIGNQDAAYLNRLAGQYGLSTQYYGVGHPSLPNYLALTGGDTFGITRDCTNCIIDQPNLADQIEARGKSWKAYMESMPHACFVGDAPPLYRQKHNPFIYYSNIRNDPARCARIVPFSDFAADLQANKLPDFTWITPNMCNDGHDCEISTTNSWLETWVPQILASPAWQDEGVLFITFDEGESGDDGGCCQYARGGQIVTLVISPLARPGFHSPIGYTHYSLLRTIEAAWQLPLLGHADCACSPTMADFFQPGTARR is encoded by the coding sequence ATGAAAACACCCACGGTGCTATTTGTCGCGCTGATCGTCGTACTGATCGGCATCCTGGCCGCATTCGGTGCCGGTGTAGCCGGGGTTGCGCCTAACCCCGCGACAGCCGCCAACCCGGCGGAGGCAGTGCCGGCCTTCAAGCATGTATTCGTGCTTGTGCTCGAGAATCATGCCTACAGCCAGGTGATCGGCAACCAGGACGCAGCGTACCTCAACCGGCTCGCCGGCCAGTATGGGCTGTCTACCCAATACTATGGTGTTGGGCACCCCAGCCTGCCGAACTACCTGGCGCTCACCGGCGGCGATACGTTCGGCATCACCCGCGACTGCACCAACTGCATAATCGATCAGCCCAACCTGGCCGACCAGATCGAAGCGCGCGGGAAGTCGTGGAAGGCCTACATGGAATCGATGCCGCACGCATGCTTCGTCGGCGACGCGCCGCCGCTGTACCGGCAGAAGCACAACCCATTCATCTATTACAGTAATATTCGCAACGACCCGGCGCGCTGCGCCAGGATCGTTCCGTTCAGCGACTTCGCGGCCGACCTGCAGGCGAACAAGCTGCCCGATTTCACCTGGATCACGCCGAATATGTGCAACGACGGGCACGACTGCGAGATCAGCACGACCAACAGCTGGCTCGAGACCTGGGTGCCGCAGATTCTGGCGTCGCCGGCCTGGCAGGATGAGGGCGTGCTCTTCATCACCTTCGACGAAGGCGAGTCAGGCGATGACGGCGGGTGCTGCCAATATGCCAGGGGTGGCCAGATCGTCACGCTGGTGATCTCGCCGCTGGCCCGGCCGGGCTTTCACTCGCCGATTGGCTACACGCACTACTCGCTGCTGCGCACGATCGAGGCGGCCTGGCAGCTGCCACTCCTGGGCCACGCCGACTGCGCGTGCTCGCCGACCATGGCCGATTTCTTTCAGCCAGGGACGGCCAGGCGCTGA
- a CDS encoding RHS repeat-associated core domain-containing protein, with product MASDAAANGTPQTFTPWGTIKRGGISATSLNFTGQRLDSGTGLLYYHARYYDPVLGRFVSADSVVPGSASGGMDGVQLRPLTVDFHEPGFLGQIASENRGNDDKLNTMGLQNPQALNRYSYTQNNPLRWIDSTGHWTASVCLCFSGDVVFGGGSVGFELSFDGEGNIGVGYSWDTVATTAAAGAGVSLDIGYSPDEPEIGAMGTSIVTGGSVDVGVAIGADYEKYKASETTAYNKVSLSVGVGIKASFFPGLPVPIPAEGHVGASGGNPVASINPRRAYETFEREGRNAFKRMAPSNLWPSDW from the coding sequence GTGGCCTCCGATGCAGCGGCGAACGGCACGCCACAAACGTTCACGCCCTGGGGCACGATCAAGCGCGGTGGCATCAGTGCAACATCGCTCAACTTCACGGGCCAGCGGCTGGACAGCGGCACCGGGCTGCTGTACTATCATGCGCGGTATTATGATCCGGTGCTGGGAAGGTTTGTCAGCGCGGATAGTGTGGTGCCGGGCAGCGCGTCAGGGGGCATGGATGGGGTGCAGCTGCGCCCGCTGACGGTCGATTTCCACGAGCCGGGGTTTCTGGGACAGATTGCTAGCGAGAACCGTGGTAACGACGATAAACTGAACACGATGGGGCTACAAAACCCGCAGGCGCTCAATCGTTACAGTTATACGCAGAATAATCCGCTGCGATGGATAGATTCAACGGGGCATTGGACAGCTTCGGTTTGTTTATGCTTTTCCGGAGATGTAGTCTTTGGCGGTGGTAGTGTTGGGTTCGAGCTTTCCTTCGATGGTGAAGGCAACATTGGTGTAGGATATAGTTGGGATACCGTGGCGACAACAGCAGCTGCAGGTGCGGGAGTTTCCTTGGATATTGGGTACTCGCCGGATGAGCCGGAAATTGGCGCTATGGGAACCTCTATTGTAACTGGTGGGTCTGTTGATGTTGGAGTAGCGATTGGAGCGGATTACGAAAAATATAAGGCATCAGAAACCACAGCCTATAACAAGGTTTCTCTTTCGGTTGGTGTTGGTATAAAAGCATCGTTCTTTCCAGGATTACCCGTTCCTATTCCTGCTGAAGGTCATGTTGGTGCATCTGGAGGGAATCCGGTTGCATCAATAAATCCTCGCCGAGCCTACGAAACATTCGAGCGTGAAGGTCGGAATGCGTTCAAGCGGATGGCTCCCAGCAATCTTTGGCCATCAGATTGGTAA
- a CDS encoding phosphotransferase: MASDPSVRAAAHLSDSALDPLASPRLQAELPGIRTAFDEQAMREQLQLALAGQPAGALAIETCEVDQATYVAGVGCTVRYVVAVRDASGASHTRLVSGQVFPDAASCRAYLHDALAPLVGRVAGRAETAPFPQPVGMIEAPAMAVFAFPIDGDLPALIEVTEAGRMRGALRSLLPAIGLQVPEQSDCRAELVDYGRQRRCTLRYHLGDVTVYGKLTGDGSGAMAGDISAALIDVGQRAPTGVAFRIPRVLAWLPDLQLSLLEAIPGKDVVGDMVKARLRGKPAPTSALTLEETIEVCARIGAALHTSGSAIGPRRTIDDELASLGRALAQVQAYAPELGALLAAGYDQIAARAQGSGALPLCFNHGDFTAGQFLFDGATSGLVDFDSVCQAEPALDVAQFLTYLRVGGLKSKHTPEQTRAIFKSLTERFFAAYQAGAGLADTAQLRERVALYSMISLLRRVLRSWQKMKPARIISALEMLQAELAA, translated from the coding sequence ATGGCATCTGATCCGAGCGTGCGCGCTGCCGCGCACCTGTCTGACTCTGCGCTCGATCCGCTGGCGAGCCCACGCCTGCAGGCAGAGCTGCCGGGTATTCGCACAGCCTTCGATGAGCAAGCCATGCGCGAACAGCTGCAGCTGGCGCTGGCCGGCCAGCCAGCTGGAGCATTGGCGATTGAAACGTGCGAGGTTGATCAGGCGACCTATGTGGCTGGCGTGGGCTGTACGGTGCGCTACGTAGTGGCCGTGCGCGACGCAAGCGGCGCCAGCCACACGCGGCTGGTCAGCGGGCAGGTGTTTCCCGATGCTGCCAGCTGCAGGGCCTACCTACACGACGCGCTCGCGCCGCTGGTTGGCCGGGTAGCAGGGCGCGCCGAGACGGCGCCGTTTCCCCAGCCGGTGGGCATGATCGAGGCGCCGGCGATGGCCGTGTTCGCCTTCCCGATCGATGGCGACCTGCCGGCGCTGATCGAAGTGACCGAGGCTGGGCGGATGCGTGGAGCGCTGCGCAGCCTGCTGCCCGCGATCGGCCTGCAGGTGCCCGAGCAGAGCGACTGCCGGGCCGAGCTGGTTGACTATGGGCGCCAGCGCCGTTGCACGCTGCGCTACCACCTGGGCGATGTGACCGTGTACGGCAAGCTCACGGGCGACGGCAGCGGGGCCATGGCCGGCGACATTAGCGCGGCGCTGATCGATGTCGGCCAGCGTGCGCCCACCGGCGTCGCGTTTCGTATCCCGCGTGTGCTGGCCTGGCTACCCGATCTCCAGCTTTCGCTGCTCGAGGCCATACCCGGTAAGGATGTGGTTGGCGACATGGTCAAGGCACGGCTGCGCGGCAAGCCCGCGCCCACCAGCGCGCTTACACTTGAAGAGACGATCGAGGTATGCGCGCGGATTGGTGCAGCGCTGCACACCTCGGGCAGCGCAATCGGCCCGCGCCGCACGATCGACGACGAGCTGGCCAGCCTGGGCCGGGCGCTCGCGCAGGTGCAGGCCTACGCGCCCGAGCTGGGCGCGCTGCTGGCCGCCGGGTATGATCAGATCGCCGCACGTGCGCAAGGATCGGGTGCGCTACCGCTGTGCTTCAACCACGGCGACTTTACCGCCGGCCAGTTCCTGTTCGACGGCGCCACGAGCGGGTTGGTCGATTTCGACTCGGTGTGCCAGGCCGAGCCGGCGCTGGATGTCGCCCAGTTCCTGACCTATCTGCGCGTTGGTGGCCTGAAATCGAAGCATACGCCTGAGCAGACACGCGCGATCTTCAAGAGCCTGACCGAGCGCTTTTTTGCAGCCTACCAGGCCGGCGCCGGCCTGGCCGACACAGCTCAGCTACGCGAGCGGGTAGCGCTGTATAGCATGATCAGTTTGCTGCGGCGGGTGCTGCGCAGCTGGCAGAAGATGAAGCCGGCCCGGATCATCAGCGCGCTCGAGATGCTGCAGGCCGAGCTGGCAGCCTAA